A single genomic interval of Lucilia cuprina isolate Lc7/37 chromosome 2, ASM2204524v1, whole genome shotgun sequence harbors:
- the LOC111689296 gene encoding uncharacterized protein DDB_G0283357 — MKWFIACLCLTVLAGNIVRASYPALHALHFAQQKAALGQQDQQHSSSLEQQASDSSELGNDLASTVTSSEDYDAHPQYSFAYDVRDSLTGDDKQQEEKRDGDVVQGQYSLIEPDGTRRVVEYTADDINGFNAVVSKQMLDEQQRLRASAAAGTSSSSRYNSIEVLQSQLQAHAIAEAQAQSAAYAEAQALAEAQVRAEAMAQSQQNSQAEQQARAQAETQARSQAQHLMEQFEQQYKQQQQQQLQQQQLQQQQLQLQAQQQLQRAQQQQQQQLLRTQLQQSQERLTNEQALLLSQTLPNQALGHSVHATVVSHPPTLLSRTPSGSVFAQARDISALKDIRDNTARLTIERTSQPQIVITQPASATVQASVIHSPLSLLDTTSALNGNSLRGGSLISTRITSNGRTTGNGNLLLNGRRTSEQLLEELDSNELQNSLGRHSAATSSASIRILNGSGNGEESGLRNGNENGNSNGNGNGNGSGSGNGLSHASNGNGNGRYTLDDSLELRLNGHSSNGLRNALRQQQTRRLQTIYTNGNSNGNGNGNGNGNGNGNGKAIW; from the exons ATGAAGTGG tTTATTGCCTGTTTGTGTTTGACAGTGCTGGCTGGCAACATAGTAAGAGCTTCATATCCAGCTCTACATGCATTGCATTTTGCCCAACAGAAAGCAGCCTTGGGTCAACAAGACCAGCAGCATTCCTCTTCGTTGGAACAACAAGCCTCGGATTCATCGGAATTGGGAAATGATTTGGCATCCACAGTTACCTCATCGGAAGATTATGATGCTCATCCTCAGTATAGTTTTGCTTATGATGTCAGAGATTCGTTGACCGGGGATGACAAGCAACAAGAAGAAAAACGTGATGGCGATGTAGTACAAGGACAG TATTCACTTATTGAACCCGATGGCACCCGCAGAGTTGTGGAATATACAGCCGATGATATCAATGGCTTTAATGCTGTTGTTTCCAAACAAATGTTAGATGAACAACAACGTCTACGTGCATCCGCAGCTGCTGGTACATCATCTTCATCACGTTACAATAGTATTGAAGTTTTGCAATCTCAACTGCAAGCTCATGCTATTGCTGAAGCTCAAGCTCAAAGTGCTGCTTATGCTGAAGCTCAGGCCTTAGCCGAGGCACAGGTAAGAGCTGAGGCTATGGCCCAATCACAACAAAACTCTCAGGCAGAACAACAGGCTAGAGCTCAAGCAGAAACTCAAGCACGTTCTCAAGCTCAGCATTTGATGGAACAATTCGAACAGCAATataagcaacaacagcagcaacagttgCAGCAACAGCaattgcaacagcaacaattgcAATTGCAAgctcaacaacaactacaacgtgcccaacagcaacaacaacagcaattatTGCGAACCCAGTTGCAACAATCCCAAGAACGTTTAACCAATGAACAAGCTTTACTACTCTCCCAAACTCTACCCAACCAGGCTTTAGGCCACAGTGTACACGCCACTGTCGTATCACATCCTCCCACTCTTTTGTCACGCACTCCCAGTGGCTCTGTATTTGCACAAGCCCGCGATATTTCAGCTCTTAAAGACATACGTGACAATACAGCTCGTCTTACAATTGAACGTACATCACAGCCTCAGATAGTTATTACACAACCTGCCAGTGCCACCGTTCAAGCTTCAGTCATACATTCTCCCTTGTCGTTGTTAGACACAACAAGCGCTTTGAATGGAAATAGTTTAAGAGGCGGTTCTTTGATCTCAACCAGAATTACCAGCAATGGACGCACAACTGGCAATGGCAATTTGCTATTAAACGGCAGACGGACCAGTGAACAATTGTTGGAAGAATTGGACAGCAACGAATTGCAAAATTCTTTAGGTCGTCATTCAGCTGCCACTAGTTCGGCCAGTATTAGAATCTTAAATGGAAGTGGCAATGGAGAGGAAAGCGGTCTTCGCAATGGCAACGAAAATGGCAATAGTAATGGCAATGGTAACGGCAATGGAAGCGGCAGTGGCAACGGTCTCAGTCATGCAAGCAATGGTAATGGCAATGGTCGCTATACTTTAGATGATAGTTTGGAATTGCGTTTAAATGGCCATAGCAGCAATGGTTTAAGAAATGCGCTTCGTCAGCAACAAACCAGACGTTTACAAACCATTTACACCAACGGAAATAGTAATGGCAATGGCAACGGTAATGGTAACGGCAATGGCAACGGTAATGGTAAAGCTATATGGTAA